The Chryseobacterium nakagawai genome has a segment encoding these proteins:
- a CDS encoding leucine-rich repeat domain-containing protein, which produces MKKFFLLISILSLSQFNAQIDPVKYPTFTNIEDALNSKKAVYSMSFREKGLFNLPPQIVKLDSLFFLNMMANKFERMDNELFTLKELEFLNVNENSIKYIPDEISQLKKLTTFSMNLNSLTSINPNIAKLQNLKVVHFDANNLNTFPEALMEIPTLEEINLQGNQISFIADRLYQIKNLKFLNLANNQINDLESLSFPKKIKYLELQQNAIVTLSENLFKAEELEFLNVSDNNITQISSRIKGLKKIVSMNLANNKLKDIPVEISQLKNLKTLILTGNPIEKSKIEKLKTLLPDAQVYF; this is translated from the coding sequence ATGAAAAAGTTTTTTTTACTTATTTCTATTTTATCACTTTCTCAGTTTAACGCTCAGATTGATCCTGTTAAATATCCTACTTTTACCAATATTGAAGATGCTCTGAATAGTAAAAAAGCTGTTTACAGCATGAGTTTCAGAGAAAAAGGATTGTTTAATCTTCCTCCTCAGATTGTAAAACTGGATTCATTATTCTTTCTAAATATGATGGCAAATAAGTTTGAAAGAATGGATAATGAGCTTTTTACGCTGAAAGAACTGGAGTTTTTGAATGTAAATGAAAACAGCATCAAGTATATTCCGGATGAAATTAGCCAGCTTAAAAAGTTGACTACATTTTCTATGAATCTGAACAGTTTAACGAGCATCAATCCTAATATTGCAAAGTTGCAAAATCTGAAAGTTGTTCATTTTGATGCCAATAACTTGAATACATTTCCTGAGGCATTGATGGAAATTCCCACTTTAGAGGAAATAAATTTACAGGGAAATCAGATCAGTTTTATCGCTGACCGGTTGTATCAGATTAAGAATCTAAAGTTTTTAAACCTGGCTAATAACCAGATCAATGACTTAGAAAGTCTTTCTTTCCCAAAAAAAATTAAATATCTTGAATTGCAGCAAAATGCCATTGTCACACTATCGGAGAACCTGTTTAAAGCTGAAGAACTTGAATTTCTGAATGTAAGTGACAATAATATCACACAAATTTCATCCAGAATAAAAGGATTAAAGAAGATTGTCAGTATGAATCTGGCCAACAATAAACTGAAAGATATTCCTGTAGAAATCAGTCAGCTTAAAAACCTGAAAACCTTGATTCTTACAGGAAATCCTATAGAAAAATCTAAAATTGAAAAATTAAAAACGTTACTGCCGGACGCCCAGGTTTATTTCTAA
- a CDS encoding translation initiation factor, whose protein sequence is MDLRDQLKNLFPEHEEQDFEMPEEEFKQKEPLVCKFEKKGRNGKPVTIVEGWEGSEEDLKKISKKIKTTLGIGGSEKDGTIIIQGDNRDKIMAILKDMGYKTKRVGG, encoded by the coding sequence ATGGACTTACGTGATCAATTGAAGAATCTTTTTCCTGAACATGAAGAGCAGGATTTTGAAATGCCTGAAGAAGAATTCAAGCAGAAAGAACCTTTAGTGTGTAAATTTGAGAAGAAGGGAAGAAATGGTAAGCCTGTAACTATTGTTGAAGGCTGGGAAGGGAGTGAAGAGGACCTAAAAAAAATCTCAAAGAAAATAAAAACCACCTTAGGAATAGGCGGTTCTGAGAAGGACGGAACGATTATCATCCAGGGAGACAACCGTGATAAAATAATGGCTATCCTTAAAGATATGGGTTATAAAACCAAACGTGTTGGCGGGTAG
- a CDS encoding DUF2268 domain-containing putative Zn-dependent protease (predicted Zn-dependent protease with a strongly conserved HExxH motif), whose translation MKTHHILAALLLTFGMTNAQTGFSTDPLGAVFETKDTENFWKAFDKMDTSKQNPFIDYMKNGSPGVKGFTENRIINADSLYTMVKKRKADYLESRNVLSGLKQKEKRIRSIYSGMKYWYPEAKFPPIYFVYGRFNTGGTFTKDGVMIGTENLRNLDGIVGLISHELVHFQQDIKGKDNLLKYCLMEGSADFISELVSGETNNSPFYQYGEAHSDALYREFVTVLKTSSPMDWLYGTTKKDDRPNDLGYWMGYKISEAYFNKQIDKHKAVHDILHITDPLKFLKESGFLDSYIKEYTKKNNMKFEDFFKE comes from the coding sequence ATGAAGACTCATCATATCCTTGCTGCCTTACTTTTGACCTTCGGAATGACAAACGCTCAAACCGGTTTTTCTACAGATCCTTTGGGAGCTGTTTTTGAAACAAAAGATACCGAAAACTTCTGGAAAGCATTTGATAAAATGGATACCTCAAAACAAAATCCTTTTATAGACTATATGAAAAATGGTTCTCCTGGAGTGAAGGGCTTTACGGAAAACCGAATCATCAATGCTGATTCCTTATATACGATGGTGAAAAAGAGAAAAGCAGATTATCTGGAAAGCCGTAATGTGTTGTCAGGATTAAAGCAAAAAGAAAAAAGAATCCGATCTATTTATAGTGGAATGAAATATTGGTATCCTGAAGCTAAATTCCCACCCATCTATTTTGTGTATGGAAGATTCAACACTGGTGGGACTTTTACTAAAGACGGAGTAATGATTGGAACAGAAAATCTTAGAAACCTGGATGGAATTGTTGGTCTTATTTCTCATGAATTGGTTCATTTTCAGCAAGACATTAAAGGGAAAGATAATTTACTGAAATACTGCCTTATGGAAGGAAGTGCAGATTTTATCAGTGAACTGGTTTCAGGAGAGACGAATAACAGCCCATTTTATCAATATGGTGAGGCTCATTCTGATGCATTATACAGAGAATTCGTAACCGTATTAAAAACAAGCAGTCCTATGGATTGGCTTTACGGAACTACTAAAAAGGACGATCGTCCCAATGACCTTGGGTATTGGATGGGATATAAGATTAGTGAGGCTTATTTCAATAAACAGATAGATAAACATAAAGCGGTTCATGATATTTTGCATATTACTGATCCCTTAAAGTTCTTAAAAGAAAGTGGTTTTCTAGATTCCTATATCAAAGAATACACTAAGAAGAACAATATGAAATTCGAAGACTTTTTTAAAGAATAA